The following proteins come from a genomic window of Lolium rigidum isolate FL_2022 chromosome 5, APGP_CSIRO_Lrig_0.1, whole genome shotgun sequence:
- the LOC124651876 gene encoding amino acid permease 3-like: protein MAVGNGGGKKVVAPMEVSVEAGNGRDAEWLDDDGRPRRSGTFWTASAHIITAVIGSGVLSLAWAIAQLGWVAGPAVMLLFAAVIYYTSTLLAECYRTGDPATGKRNYTYMDAVRSNLGGGRVVFCGVIQYANLVGVAIGYTIASSISMRAIRRADCFHDNGHADPCKSSSNPYMILFGLVQIVFSQIPDFDQIWWLSIVAAVMSFTYSGIGLSLGISQTISNGAIKGSLTGISVGVGITSMQKVWRSLQAFGDIAFAYSFSNILIEIQDTIRAPPPSEAKVMKNATRLSVSTTTIFYMLCGCMGYAAFGDEAPDNLLTGFGFYEPFWLLDIANVAIVVHLVGAYQVFCQPIFAFVERWAKSRWPDSVFIGREFRVGPFALSAFRLTWRSVFVCFTTVFAMLLPFFGNVVGLLGAVSFWPLTVYFPVEMYIRQRAVPRGSTQWLCLKMLSAGCLIVSIAAAAGSIANVIEALKVYKPFSG, encoded by the exons ATGGCGGTGGGCAACggcggcgggaagaaagtggtggCGCCGATGGAGGTGTCGGTGGAGGCCGGGAACGGCCGGGACGCGGAGTGGCTGGACGACGACGGGCGCCCGCGCCGCTCCGGCACGTTCTGGACGGCCAGCGCgcacatcatcaccgccgtcatcggcTCCGGCGTGCTGTCCCTGGCCTGGGCCATCGCGCAGCTCGGCTGGGTGGCCGGCCCGGCCGTCATGCTCCTCTTCGCCGCCGTCATCTACTACACCTCCACGCTGCTCGCCGAGTGCTACCGCACGGGGGACCCGGCCACGGGGAAGCGGAATTACACCTACATGGACGCCGTGCGCTCCAACCTCGGCGGGGGCAGGGTCGTCTTCTGCGGGGTCATCCAGTACGCCAACCTCGTCGGCGTCGCCATAGGCTACACCATCGCGTCGTCCATCAGCATGCGGGCCATCAGGCGGGCAGACTGCTTCCACGACAACGGGCACGCCGACCCGTGCAAGAGCTCCAGCAACCCCTACATGATCCTCTTCGGCCTCGTGCAGATCGTCTTCTCCCAGATCCCAGACTTTGATCAGATATGGTGGCTctccatcgtcgctgctgtcatgTCCTTCACCTACTCCGGCATTGGGCTCTCCCTCGGCATCTCCCAGACCATAT CCAACGGTGCGATCAAGGGCAGCCTCACCGGCATCAGCGTTGGCGTCGGCATCACCTCGATGCAGAAAGTGTGGCGCAGCCTGCAGGCCTTTGGCGACATCGCCTTCGCCTACTCCTTCTCCAACATCCTCATCGAGATCCAG GACACGAtcagggcgccgccgccgtcggaggCGAAGGTGATGAAGAACGCGACGCGGCTCAGCGTCTCGACGACGACCATCTTCTACATGCTGTGCGGGTGCATGGGGTACGCGGCGTTCGGCGACGAGGCGCCCGACAACCTCCTCACGGGGTTCGGCTTCTACGAGCCCTTCTGGCTGCTGGACATCGCCAACGTCGCCATCGTCGTGCACCTCGTCGGCGCATACCAGGTCTTCTGCCAGCCCATCTTCGCCTTCGTCGAGCGCTGGGCAAAGTCCCGCTGGCCCGACAGCGTATTCATCGGCCGCGAGTTCCGCGTCGGGCCCTTCGCGCTCAGCGCCTTCCGGCTCACCTGGCGCTCCGTCTTCGTCTGCTTCACCACCGTCTTCGCCATGCTCCTCCCCTTCTTCGGCAACGTCGTGGGCCTCCTCGGTGCCGTCTCCTTCTGGCCGCTCACCGTATACTTCCCCGTCGAGATGTACATCAGGCAGCGCGCCGTGCCACGCGGGAGCACGCAGTGGCTCTGCCTCAAGATGCTCAGCGCCGGCTGCCTCATCgtctccatcgccgccgccgctggctcCATTGCCAACGTCATCGAGGCTCTCAAGGTGTACAAGCCCTTTAGCGGCTGA